A genomic segment from Syntrophotalea acetylenivorans encodes:
- a CDS encoding sensor histidine kinase, translating into MKLRYKFNLLALGVLFAVGIAISIAGVFTIERLAYRMNRKLMEAEVVKVLEDIRSAHKVLTESGVAAVDSYVYRAQADILDKYREFRFGRTGRINILAEPDSRQLLPQLAKDQNSDIIHHAIAAQGIQGFWEHDHGKKALFHYHARFPAWNWIVLMSVDVDEMLVERNAFLSQVAWILLLGLVGGLLIFAWFARTIAAPVQQLSQAALAISHGDWKKNLPQSNAVDEVGDLTRAFSQMSEHLLAAHGDLEKQAKALQKTNTRLHLEITEHQQTQQDIFYLNQELEQRVSQRTAQLKVANRELEAFAYSVSHDLRAPLRSIDGFSQALLDDYGEQLDEEGQEFLQRVRGASQRMAQLIDDLLYLSRITRGEMVRQPVDLSGLVGLVSQELKLDNPWQEVETVIQPNVTADGDPRLLRVVLENLLGNAWKFTGRREQGRIEFGVEKSRPSAGDGSPAGDAYYVRDNGAGFDPAYADKLFGVFQRLHRVDEFPGTGIGLATVKRIIHRHGGQVWAEGEVEKGATFFFTL; encoded by the coding sequence ATGAAACTCAGATATAAGTTCAACCTGTTGGCTCTCGGCGTTCTGTTTGCGGTCGGCATCGCCATCAGTATTGCCGGTGTCTTTACCATCGAACGGCTGGCCTACCGTATGAACCGCAAATTGATGGAGGCGGAGGTTGTTAAAGTCCTGGAAGATATTCGCAGCGCCCATAAAGTACTGACCGAAAGTGGTGTGGCTGCTGTCGACAGCTATGTGTACAGGGCTCAGGCAGATATCCTGGATAAGTATCGAGAGTTCCGTTTTGGCCGGACCGGCCGGATAAATATTCTTGCCGAGCCGGACTCCAGGCAGCTGTTGCCGCAATTGGCGAAGGACCAGAACTCTGATATCATTCACCATGCAATTGCAGCTCAGGGAATCCAGGGGTTTTGGGAGCATGACCATGGCAAAAAGGCTTTGTTCCACTATCATGCCCGGTTCCCCGCCTGGAACTGGATTGTACTCATGTCGGTGGACGTCGATGAAATGCTTGTCGAGCGCAATGCTTTTCTCAGCCAGGTCGCGTGGATTCTATTACTTGGTCTGGTCGGCGGTCTGCTGATATTTGCCTGGTTCGCCAGGACCATTGCCGCCCCGGTGCAGCAGCTTTCCCAAGCGGCTTTGGCTATCAGCCACGGCGATTGGAAGAAGAATCTGCCCCAGTCCAATGCGGTGGACGAAGTTGGCGACCTGACTCGGGCTTTCAGTCAGATGTCAGAACATCTCCTGGCTGCTCATGGCGACTTGGAGAAGCAGGCCAAGGCCTTACAGAAGACCAATACCCGGTTGCATCTGGAAATTACCGAACATCAGCAGACTCAACAGGATATTTTTTACCTCAACCAGGAGCTTGAGCAACGGGTAAGCCAGCGGACCGCTCAGCTCAAGGTCGCCAACCGGGAACTGGAGGCTTTTGCCTATTCGGTTTCCCACGATTTGCGGGCGCCTCTGCGCAGCATCGATGGTTTCAGCCAGGCCCTTCTCGACGATTACGGAGAGCAGCTCGATGAGGAAGGCCAGGAATTTCTACAGCGGGTGCGGGGAGCTTCCCAGCGTATGGCCCAGCTCATCGATGATTTGCTCTATTTGTCCCGCATTACCCGTGGGGAGATGGTTCGGCAGCCGGTCGATCTTAGCGGTTTGGTCGGACTAGTTTCTCAAGAGTTGAAATTGGACAATCCGTGGCAGGAGGTGGAAACAGTGATTCAGCCCAATGTTACCGCCGATGGAGACCCCCGGTTGCTGCGGGTGGTACTGGAAAACCTGCTTGGCAATGCCTGGAAATTCACCGGTCGGCGGGAACAGGGCCGTATTGAATTCGGTGTCGAAAAGAGTCGGCCCTCTGCAGGCGATGGTTCACCAGCCGGTGACGCTTATTATGTGCGGGACAATGGTGCCGGGTTCGATCCTGCTTATGCCGACAAGCTGTTCGGTGTTTTTCAGCGCTTGCACCGGGTCGATGAGTTTCCAGGCACCGGTATCGGTCTAGCTACAGTGAAGCGCATTATTCATCGTCATGGTGGCCAAGTCTGGGCTGAGGGCGAAGTGGAAAAGGGTGCGACCTTCTTTTTTACTTTGTAA
- a CDS encoding ABC transporter substrate-binding protein translates to MFVVVGGAGLIGLRIVNSLLLVMLLTGIATTVMAEDNAKDLKSFYRGKRILWVDSYDAGYAWSSGIEKGLRVALYGSGVELKIFQMDTKNHLEEDFHRQAGRRAKKIIEEFRPDVVIASDDNAQRFLVVPYLKDTALPVVFCGVNEDLANYGYPSSNVTGMIEDEMAEGLVMHLRRLAKGDRAGFIGADVNTNRIVADQYNQRFFDGRMRCYLVRSFAEFKEAFLQVQQEVDMLFFRNHVGLTGWDAAEAEAFVAAHTTVPSGSVLPWMQPFNLLTIAKVAEEQGEYAATTALRILAGARPADLPVERNRLAHLVVNLKMAKAAGLVLPVSLLQTAEVIGQEVYKKDAAPLSEAR, encoded by the coding sequence ATGTTTGTAGTTGTAGGGGGAGCTGGTTTGATTGGGTTGCGTATTGTGAACAGTCTGCTGCTGGTGATGCTCTTGACCGGTATCGCTACGACGGTAATGGCCGAAGATAACGCAAAGGATTTGAAATCTTTCTACCGTGGTAAAAGAATTCTTTGGGTTGATTCCTATGATGCCGGATACGCCTGGAGCTCCGGAATTGAAAAGGGGCTTCGCGTCGCGTTGTATGGAAGCGGCGTGGAGCTGAAAATCTTTCAAATGGACACGAAGAACCACCTCGAAGAGGATTTTCATCGCCAGGCCGGCCGCCGGGCAAAAAAGATTATCGAGGAATTCCGGCCCGATGTGGTCATCGCCTCCGACGACAATGCCCAACGTTTTCTGGTGGTCCCCTACCTCAAAGATACCGCCCTGCCGGTGGTGTTCTGCGGCGTGAATGAAGACCTCGCGAATTATGGTTACCCCAGCAGCAATGTGACCGGCATGATCGAAGATGAAATGGCCGAGGGGCTGGTCATGCATCTGCGGCGTTTGGCCAAGGGGGATCGGGCCGGTTTCATCGGCGCAGATGTGAACACCAACCGGATTGTTGCGGACCAATACAACCAGCGGTTTTTCGACGGCCGGATGCGTTGCTACCTGGTGCGCTCCTTTGCCGAATTCAAGGAGGCCTTTCTGCAGGTCCAGCAGGAAGTCGATATGCTGTTTTTCCGAAACCATGTTGGCCTTACCGGCTGGGATGCCGCCGAAGCCGAGGCCTTTGTGGCAGCGCATACCACTGTGCCGTCCGGCTCGGTGCTGCCCTGGATGCAACCCTTCAACCTGTTGACTATCGCCAAGGTTGCGGAAGAGCAGGGGGAATATGCCGCCACCACCGCCTTGCGCATTCTAGCCGGTGCGCGGCCTGCGGATCTGCCCGTGGAGCGTAACCGGCTGGCCCACCTGGTGGTCAACCTGAAGATGGCCAAGGCTGCCGGTCTCGTACTGCCGGTCTCGCTGCTGCAGACGGCGGAGGTTATCGGTCAGGAAGTATACAAAAAAGACGCTGCTCCCCTGTCCGAGGCACGGTAG
- a CDS encoding ABC transporter substrate-binding protein encodes MSRWVLFAVIFLCGICAVEATAADHVADSVDAYRGKKVLWVNSYHQGYLWADGIGRGIQKTLSGSGVELKSWHMDTLRNRSEAYGQQAGDTARRLVEEYRPDVIIASDDNAQRFLVVPYLRGSDLPVVFCGVNRAPSEYGYPARNVTGMHEVDFVADLVQRMRNFAGGDRIGMIACQRETDQIIADDYNHHVFGERLKVYLVQNFDEFKEAFLRAQQEVDILCLPNNAGIEGWQNDLAETFLTEHTRIPTGGFNPWMKSFVIFNLAKVPEEQGAYAAATALRILAGAQPEDIPIVKNQEAQLTVNLKMAQAAGIVVPVSLLQTAEVIGQEALQE; translated from the coding sequence TTGTCACGCTGGGTGCTGTTCGCGGTCATTTTTTTATGCGGTATCTGTGCTGTTGAGGCAACGGCGGCGGATCATGTTGCCGACTCTGTCGATGCCTATCGCGGAAAAAAAGTACTTTGGGTTAACTCCTATCACCAGGGCTATCTCTGGGCGGATGGCATCGGTCGCGGTATCCAAAAAACTCTCTCCGGCAGTGGGGTCGAGTTAAAAAGCTGGCACATGGACACCTTGCGAAATCGCTCCGAAGCCTATGGTCAGCAGGCCGGGGACACTGCCCGAAGGCTGGTCGAGGAATATCGCCCCGATGTGATCATCGCCTCCGACGACAATGCCCAACGGTTTTTGGTGGTGCCCTATCTCAGAGGGAGCGACTTGCCGGTGGTATTCTGTGGAGTCAACCGCGCCCCGAGCGAATACGGCTACCCCGCCCGCAATGTGACCGGTATGCATGAAGTCGATTTTGTCGCGGATCTTGTCCAGCGAATGCGTAATTTTGCCGGCGGTGACCGTATCGGCATGATCGCCTGTCAACGGGAAACCGACCAGATTATCGCTGATGATTACAACCACCATGTTTTTGGCGAACGGCTGAAAGTCTACCTGGTCCAGAACTTCGACGAATTCAAGGAGGCCTTCCTGCGTGCCCAGCAAGAAGTGGATATTCTGTGTTTGCCGAACAACGCCGGGATCGAAGGCTGGCAAAATGACCTTGCTGAAACCTTCCTGACTGAGCACACCCGTATCCCCACCGGTGGATTTAATCCCTGGATGAAGTCATTCGTAATTTTCAACCTGGCCAAAGTTCCGGAAGAGCAGGGGGCCTATGCGGCTGCTACGGCTCTGCGAATTCTTGCAGGAGCGCAGCCCGAGGATATTCCCATCGTGAAAAATCAAGAGGCGCAGCTGACCGTTAACCTGAAGATGGCCCAGGCGGCCGGCATTGTCGTGCCGGTGTCTCTGCTGCAAACGGCGGAAGTTATCGGCCAGGAGGCATTGCAAGAGTAG
- a CDS encoding ABC transporter substrate-binding protein — MNINVMGKFCILLILLLMPTLVQAEKIEQGELPYRGKKILWVDSYHEGYAWTAGIEEGIRQVLSGSGVELRIERMNTKWIVEEKCRQQAALKAKKAIETFRPDVVIASDDNAAKYLVAPYLKDTDLPVVFCGINWDASPYGFPCRNVTGMLEVEPVTALVRHLHRYAEGNRLGYLSADTVSERKVVSVYNHHFFNGKMKSYLARDFTHFKELFLKAQQEVDMIYIANHSDMPGWDSPQVEEFLLQNVAKPTGSRLGYMERFVTFTVAKVPQEQGEWAARTALRILGGVDPKDIPLASNERASLTLNLKMAKAAGIQLPVETLKAAGKVIGQEALR, encoded by the coding sequence ATGAACATCAATGTTATGGGGAAATTTTGTATTCTGCTGATCCTTTTGCTCATGCCGACCCTGGTACAGGCCGAGAAGATAGAGCAGGGGGAGTTGCCTTATCGGGGAAAGAAGATTCTTTGGGTCGATTCCTATCACGAGGGTTATGCCTGGACGGCCGGTATTGAAGAGGGCATTCGCCAGGTTCTTTCGGGCAGCGGTGTTGAACTGCGTATCGAGCGGATGAACACCAAATGGATTGTCGAGGAGAAGTGTCGCCAACAGGCCGCCCTCAAAGCCAAGAAGGCTATCGAGACCTTTCGGCCCGATGTGGTTATTGCCTCCGATGACAACGCCGCCAAGTACCTGGTCGCGCCCTACCTGAAGGATACCGACCTGCCGGTGGTCTTTTGCGGCATCAACTGGGATGCTTCGCCCTACGGCTTTCCCTGCCGCAACGTCACCGGCATGCTGGAGGTCGAGCCGGTGACGGCCCTGGTCCGGCACCTGCATCGTTATGCCGAGGGCAATCGCCTCGGATATCTGAGCGCCGATACCGTTTCCGAACGCAAAGTAGTCAGCGTCTATAACCATCATTTCTTCAACGGCAAGATGAAGTCGTATCTGGCCCGGGATTTTACCCATTTCAAGGAACTCTTTCTAAAAGCCCAACAGGAAGTCGACATGATCTACATTGCCAACCATTCCGACATGCCCGGTTGGGATTCTCCTCAAGTCGAGGAATTCCTGTTGCAGAATGTCGCCAAGCCGACCGGCTCCCGTCTTGGGTATATGGAGCGCTTCGTTACCTTCACCGTTGCCAAGGTGCCGCAGGAGCAGGGTGAGTGGGCTGCTCGTACCGCTCTGCGCATTCTTGGTGGTGTGGACCCTAAGGATATCCCGCTGGCCTCCAACGAGCGGGCCAGCCTGACCCTGAATCTTAAAATGGCCAAAGCGGCAGGGATTCAGTTGCCGGTGGAGACTCTCAAGGCGGCGGGCAAGGTTATCGGCCAGGAGGCTCTGCGCTGA
- a CDS encoding ABC transporter substrate-binding protein → MNIVRVIRCCGWLLMALPSLVLAASATGTGPSFPGKKILWVDSYNQAYEWSAGIETGIRRELQNSGVELRIVRMNTKWNLDEAFRREAALKAKAAIEEFCPDVVIASDDNAAKYLVVPYLKDTDLPVVFCGINWDASPYGFPCSNVTGMLEVEPPEILEALVRHLRRYAEGDRIGYLCADTVLEQKRIQIYKERLSDGSMTVYLARDFTQFKELFLHAQQEVDMIYLANYSDMPGWDPQVVEDFLTRNIKLPTGSRTSYMARYVIVTVAKMPEEQGEWAARTALRILDGAQPDSIPLASNERASLTLNLRMAKAAGIVLPVEILRAASRVIGQEGIE, encoded by the coding sequence ATGAACATAGTCAGGGTCATTCGATGTTGTGGCTGGTTGCTTATGGCTCTACCTTCGCTGGTGTTGGCTGCCTCTGCAACCGGCACCGGTCCGTCTTTTCCGGGCAAGAAAATCCTCTGGGTCGACTCCTATAACCAAGCCTACGAGTGGTCTGCTGGTATCGAGACAGGTATCCGCCGAGAGTTGCAGAACAGCGGCGTTGAGTTGCGCATCGTGCGCATGAACACCAAGTGGAACCTCGATGAGGCCTTTCGGCGAGAGGCCGCGCTCAAAGCCAAGGCAGCGATCGAGGAGTTTTGCCCTGATGTCGTCATTGCTTCCGACGACAATGCCGCCAAGTACCTGGTAGTACCCTATCTGAAAGACACAGATCTTCCGGTAGTTTTCTGCGGTATCAACTGGGACGCTTCTCCTTACGGCTTTCCCTGCAGCAATGTGACCGGCATGCTCGAGGTTGAGCCGCCAGAGATTCTGGAGGCCCTGGTTCGGCATTTGCGGCGTTACGCCGAAGGCGACCGGATAGGCTACCTCTGTGCCGATACCGTCCTTGAGCAAAAGAGGATTCAAATTTATAAAGAGCGTTTGTCAGACGGCTCGATGACGGTTTACCTGGCCCGGGACTTCACCCAATTTAAGGAACTCTTTCTGCACGCTCAACAGGAAGTGGATATGATCTACCTCGCCAATTATTCCGACATGCCCGGTTGGGACCCACAGGTGGTTGAGGACTTTCTGACCCGCAACATTAAGCTACCGACCGGCTCGCGAACGTCCTACATGGCACGCTACGTGATTGTCACTGTGGCCAAGATGCCGGAAGAGCAGGGTGAGTGGGCGGCCAGAACCGCACTGCGGATTCTAGATGGAGCTCAGCCCGACTCCATCCCGCTGGCGTCTAACGAGCGCGCCAGCCTGACCCTCAATCTCAGGATGGCCAAAGCGGCCGGTATTGTGCTGCCCGTGGAAATTCTTAGAGCTGCCAGCAGGGTCATCGGCCAAGAGGGCATTGAATAA
- a CDS encoding c-type cytochrome gives MNYPVWYLPTIGGGTLIALIAIGHVFVSHFAVGGGLLLALSERLARKRNDSNLLFFTKRFARLFVLLTLVYGSLTGVGIWFVISLVQPGGTSLLIHQFVFAWAAEWVFFLIEIVAISVYLYSFDRMPATIHQAVAWIYFGAAWCSLFIINGIITFMLTSGNWASNGSFWSAFFNPSFWPSLVFRTLLAVINAGLFALLFSAFSKDLNLRRQVVSYCNRLMLPALLATLPTAWWYLRSLPEPARDLVTAGSPTIVRALHGGAIGAILVLLVLLFSLFAPLRYRRSLAVLALASGLLLMGSFEWTREAARRPFVVQQTMFCNGMTPEQVPQLKEQGFLAKARWSQIHQATSDPATAGRELFKFQCYSCHTLDGFNNDLLQRTRPLSQAALAGYIDSLHQVRYFMPPFAGNNNERQVLAAFLTDGLFPSFDKSAETPKEVPPDRLLFEQNCTLCHTTKLVATRTADWSKVRIRNALDHLNRLHPAMPDYKGAPEEKDRLADYIYQLNRSAAQKPATGVTP, from the coding sequence ATGAACTATCCAGTTTGGTACCTGCCGACCATCGGCGGTGGCACATTGATCGCCCTGATCGCCATCGGTCACGTCTTCGTATCCCATTTCGCCGTCGGTGGCGGCCTGTTATTGGCCCTGAGCGAACGCCTGGCCCGCAAGCGCAACGATAGCAATCTGCTTTTCTTTACTAAGCGGTTCGCCCGTCTTTTCGTTTTGTTGACCCTGGTCTACGGCAGCCTGACGGGGGTCGGTATCTGGTTTGTCATTTCTCTGGTTCAGCCGGGGGGCACATCTTTACTCATTCATCAGTTCGTCTTCGCCTGGGCGGCGGAATGGGTCTTCTTTTTGATCGAAATCGTCGCCATCTCGGTCTATCTCTATTCTTTTGATCGCATGCCAGCAACCATCCATCAAGCGGTGGCCTGGATTTATTTTGGCGCCGCCTGGTGCAGCCTGTTTATTATCAACGGCATCATCACCTTTATGCTTACTTCCGGCAACTGGGCCAGCAACGGATCGTTCTGGAGCGCTTTTTTCAATCCCAGCTTCTGGCCTTCGCTGGTCTTTCGCACCCTGTTGGCCGTCATCAATGCCGGCCTATTCGCCCTGCTGTTCAGTGCCTTCAGCAAAGACCTCAATCTGCGCCGGCAAGTGGTTAGCTACTGTAACCGCCTGATGTTACCGGCCCTGCTCGCCACTTTACCCACGGCCTGGTGGTACCTGCGCAGCCTGCCCGAACCGGCCAGGGACCTGGTCACTGCGGGATCGCCGACCATCGTTCGTGCCCTGCATGGAGGGGCTATCGGTGCTATCCTTGTGCTTTTGGTTCTATTATTCAGCTTATTCGCTCCGCTTCGTTATCGCCGGTCTCTGGCCGTTCTGGCTCTGGCTTCGGGATTGCTTTTGATGGGAAGTTTCGAATGGACTCGGGAGGCAGCCAGGCGACCCTTTGTTGTGCAGCAAACGATGTTCTGCAACGGTATGACTCCCGAGCAAGTACCGCAACTCAAAGAGCAGGGGTTCCTGGCAAAGGCGCGCTGGAGCCAGATCCACCAGGCCACCTCCGATCCGGCAACAGCAGGTCGTGAACTTTTCAAGTTTCAGTGTTACTCGTGCCACACCCTAGATGGCTTCAACAACGACCTTTTGCAGCGAACCCGTCCTTTGAGCCAGGCCGCCCTCGCCGGTTATATCGACAGCCTGCATCAGGTTCGATATTTCATGCCCCCCTTTGCCGGTAATAATAATGAGCGGCAGGTCCTCGCCGCCTTTCTCACCGACGGCCTGTTCCCCAGCTTTGACAAGTCTGCCGAGACACCCAAAGAAGTTCCTCCGGACCGATTGCTATTTGAGCAAAACTGTACCCTGTGCCATACGACTAAGCTGGTCGCAACCCGTACCGCAGATTGGTCTAAAGTCCGTATTCGCAACGCACTCGACCATCTGAACCGGCTCCATCCGGCCATGCCAGACTATAAAGGAGCTCCGGAAGAAAAAGACCGTCTCGCCGACTATATTTATCAATTGAATCGCTCGGCTGCTCAAAAGCCGGCCACGGGAGTCACTCCATGA
- a CDS encoding endonuclease III domain-containing protein has product MEKSLADSLNDIFNRLLEHFGELHWWPADSPFEVVVGAILTQNTNWRNVEMAIAALKEEMSLTARNLLGIERQRLETLIRPAGFFRQKAERLQLFAAHLMTCHAGDLSAMLAGSLSEAREELLQCKGVGPETADSILLYAGGRPSFVVDAYTRRLLSRLGLLNGRESYGQIRELFMTHLPHNSDLFNEYHALIVEQCKQYCRVKPLCSECPLQTDCVAVRSGNFS; this is encoded by the coding sequence ATGGAAAAATCGCTGGCCGACAGTTTGAACGACATCTTTAATCGTCTTCTGGAGCACTTTGGCGAGTTGCATTGGTGGCCCGCCGACAGCCCTTTTGAAGTAGTGGTCGGGGCGATCCTGACTCAGAATACCAATTGGCGTAACGTCGAAATGGCCATTGCTGCCCTCAAGGAAGAGATGTCTCTTACCGCTCGCAACCTGCTAGGAATCGAGCGCCAGCGGCTTGAGACGCTGATTCGTCCCGCCGGTTTTTTCCGTCAGAAAGCCGAACGTCTGCAGCTTTTTGCCGCCCATCTCATGACTTGCCACGCCGGTGACCTGAGCGCAATGCTGGCCGGCTCGCTGTCAGAAGCAAGGGAGGAATTGTTGCAGTGCAAGGGGGTGGGGCCGGAGACAGCCGATTCCATCCTGCTCTATGCCGGCGGTCGGCCTTCCTTTGTGGTTGATGCTTATACCCGGCGGTTACTTAGTCGCCTCGGCCTTCTAAACGGTCGTGAGTCTTATGGCCAGATCCGTGAGTTGTTCATGACCCACCTGCCCCACAATAGCGATCTGTTTAACGAATATCACGCCCTCATAGTCGAACAGTGCAAACAGTACTGCCGCGTCAAACCCCTCTGTTCCGAATGCCCTCTACAGACCGATTGCGTCGCCGTCCGGAGTGGCAATTTTTCCTAA
- a CDS encoding ComF family protein has translation MSFNSLWQFLRRELIGLADLCFPSVCPLCRQTLQASTLFCLTCLGGIVPVVSPRCSCCDLPFAALDGGDHLCQSCLQDPPPFLWAKSVGLYDGTLRRAVRKFKYEGDFNLDRPLAALMEKTLQGALEDFRPDLLLPVPLHIDRLRQRSYNQALLLAKFLGRSWQLPVASRLLLRIRPTPPQIGFKAAQRRRNLRGAFALSRPLQGERVLLVDDVMTTAATARECSRTLLDGGASAVAVAVLARARLRG, from the coding sequence ATGAGCTTCAACAGCCTCTGGCAGTTTCTGCGTAGGGAGTTGATCGGCCTGGCCGATCTCTGCTTTCCTTCTGTTTGTCCCCTCTGTCGCCAAACCTTGCAGGCCTCGACGCTCTTCTGTCTCACTTGCCTTGGAGGCATTGTCCCTGTCGTCTCTCCCCGTTGTTCCTGTTGCGATCTACCCTTTGCCGCACTCGATGGTGGCGACCATCTTTGCCAATCCTGTCTGCAGGATCCTCCGCCATTTTTGTGGGCCAAAAGTGTCGGCCTCTACGACGGAACCTTGCGCCGGGCAGTGCGAAAATTCAAATATGAGGGAGATTTCAACCTCGACCGGCCTCTGGCGGCTTTGATGGAAAAGACGTTGCAGGGGGCGCTGGAAGACTTTCGTCCCGACCTGCTGTTGCCGGTCCCCTTGCATATCGATCGACTGCGTCAGCGCAGCTATAATCAGGCGTTATTGTTGGCCAAATTCCTGGGGCGCAGTTGGCAGCTGCCCGTGGCGTCCCGGTTGCTGCTGCGCATCCGCCCGACACCGCCTCAAATCGGATTCAAGGCGGCCCAACGTCGGCGTAACCTGCGTGGTGCCTTTGCCCTGAGTCGACCGTTACAAGGCGAGCGGGTGTTGTTGGTGGACGATGTAATGACGACCGCCGCCACGGCCCGGGAGTGTAGTCGCACTTTGCTCGATGGTGGTGCGAGTGCCGTAGCAGTGGCCGTTCTGGCCCGGGCTCGATTGCGTGGCTGA
- the gpmI gene encoding 2,3-bisphosphoglycerate-independent phosphoglycerate mutase codes for MSAVRRPLVLMILDGWGINPSCDHNAACQAYTPRLDRLRRDYPTTEIDASGLAVGLPEGQMGNSEVGHLNIGAGRIVYQELTRISRAIEQGDFFSNPVLIEAMAEIKRQGGKLHLMGLLSDGGVHSHNSHLYALVEMARQQGLSEVCIHAFLDGRDTPPQSGQSYLAQLEERLTTLGLGRVASVIGRYYAMDRDNRWERVGRAYQAMTEGRGLSFDSSAEAISKAYGAGQTDEFVEPCVINRDGASNTVDDGDGMIFFNFRADRAREISRTFTECEFSGFQRSKSPRLAGFVCLTEYDETFALPVAFPPASYPAILGEVVAKAGLQQLRIAETEKYAHVTFFFNGGSESPFAGEERVLIPSPQEVATYDQKPAMSAPQVTAEMLERVAGGSYDLIVLNFANPDMVGHTGVMDAAVEAMETVDNCVGQVVDAVLEAGGSLLITSDHGNCEQMSAADGSPHTAHTANPVPLILVDPDRQHSSLRRGKLADIAPTLLQLLGLVQPSEMTGCSLLQE; via the coding sequence ATGTCTGCAGTACGCCGCCCATTGGTCCTGATGATTCTTGACGGCTGGGGGATTAACCCGAGTTGCGATCATAATGCCGCTTGTCAGGCCTATACACCGCGCCTGGACAGGTTGCGTCGCGATTATCCCACCACCGAAATCGACGCCTCGGGACTAGCCGTTGGCCTGCCCGAAGGGCAGATGGGAAATTCCGAAGTCGGACATCTTAATATCGGTGCCGGTCGCATCGTTTATCAGGAGTTGACCCGCATCAGTCGGGCTATCGAACAGGGCGATTTTTTCAGCAACCCGGTGTTGATCGAAGCCATGGCCGAGATTAAGCGCCAAGGCGGCAAGTTGCACCTCATGGGGCTGCTCTCCGACGGTGGCGTGCACTCCCACAATAGCCATCTCTACGCCCTGGTTGAAATGGCCAGACAACAGGGCCTTTCCGAAGTCTGTATTCATGCCTTTCTCGATGGCCGCGATACGCCGCCGCAGAGCGGTCAAAGCTATCTGGCTCAGCTGGAGGAGCGCTTGACGACCCTTGGGCTCGGCCGCGTGGCATCGGTCATCGGGCGTTATTACGCCATGGATCGAGACAACCGATGGGAGCGGGTCGGGCGGGCCTATCAGGCCATGACCGAAGGCCGGGGCCTGTCCTTCGACAGCAGTGCCGAAGCGATTTCCAAAGCCTATGGTGCCGGTCAGACAGATGAGTTCGTTGAGCCCTGCGTCATCAACCGGGACGGTGCGTCAAATACCGTCGATGACGGTGACGGTATGATCTTTTTCAACTTTCGCGCTGACCGGGCGCGGGAGATCAGCCGCACCTTCACCGAATGCGAGTTCAGCGGTTTTCAACGTTCCAAAAGCCCCCGGCTGGCCGGTTTCGTCTGTCTTACCGAATATGACGAAACCTTTGCCTTGCCGGTGGCTTTTCCTCCGGCCAGTTATCCCGCCATCCTCGGCGAAGTTGTGGCCAAGGCCGGTCTTCAGCAGTTGCGGATTGCTGAAACGGAAAAATACGCTCATGTGACGTTTTTTTTCAACGGGGGCAGCGAGAGTCCTTTTGCCGGAGAAGAGAGGGTGCTTATTCCTTCGCCGCAGGAGGTGGCCACCTACGACCAAAAGCCGGCCATGAGCGCGCCGCAGGTTACCGCAGAGATGTTGGAGCGGGTGGCCGGTGGTAGTTACGACCTGATCGTTCTCAATTTTGCCAATCCGGACATGGTCGGTCATACCGGCGTCATGGATGCCGCAGTAGAGGCTATGGAAACGGTCGATAACTGTGTCGGCCAGGTGGTCGATGCGGTTCTGGAGGCTGGCGGCAGTCTGTTGATCACTTCCGATCACGGCAACTGCGAGCAGATGAGCGCAGCAGACGGCTCGCCCCATACGGCCCATACCGCCAACCCGGTTCCTTTGATTCTGGTCGATCCCGACCGCCAGCACAGTTCGCTTCGTCGCGGTAAATTGGCCGACATCGCGCCGACCCTGCTGCAGTTGCTTGGTTTGGTTCAGCCGTCGGAGATGACCGGCTGCAGCCTGCTGCAGGAGTGA